In the Advenella kashmirensis WT001 genome, one interval contains:
- a CDS encoding cyclase family protein: MTRKIIDLSVTLEDKPTSPAHHQPKIDYVNHDDSWELFSKLLPGVTPADMPDRKAWAVEKISLSTHAGTHMDAPWHYHPTTNHALTAGGEPAPGIDQVPLDWCLRPGVKLDFRHLEAGYVVTPQDIQDELRRIGYQLKPLDIVVANTRAGARQGQADYWESACGFGRDATLWMLEQGVRIVGTDSYSWDPAFKYVIERFNKSKDPAILWEGHKAGREIGYFQMEKLTNLDQLPSHGFTISCFPIKIKDASAGWCRTVAILE, from the coding sequence ATGACTCGGAAAATTATCGACCTATCGGTCACCCTTGAGGACAAGCCCACCTCTCCTGCCCACCACCAACCGAAAATTGACTATGTCAATCACGACGATTCGTGGGAATTGTTCAGCAAACTTCTGCCAGGGGTGACTCCCGCTGACATGCCCGACCGGAAAGCCTGGGCCGTGGAAAAAATTTCATTGTCCACGCACGCCGGTACCCATATGGATGCACCGTGGCATTATCACCCCACTACCAACCACGCATTGACCGCCGGGGGCGAGCCAGCGCCCGGCATCGATCAGGTACCGCTGGATTGGTGCTTAAGGCCTGGCGTCAAGCTGGATTTTCGTCACTTAGAAGCTGGCTACGTCGTCACCCCACAAGATATACAGGACGAACTCAGGCGCATCGGATACCAACTCAAACCGCTGGATATCGTGGTCGCCAACACGCGTGCCGGAGCCAGACAAGGGCAAGCGGATTATTGGGAAAGTGCCTGTGGTTTCGGACGCGACGCCACACTATGGATGCTGGAGCAAGGCGTGCGGATTGTCGGTACCGACTCGTACAGCTGGGATCCCGCATTCAAGTATGTGATTGAGCGATTTAATAAAAGCAAAGATCCGGCCATCCTCTGGGAAGGGCACAAAGCAGGTCGTGAAATCGGTTACTTCCAGATGGAAAAGCTCACAAATCTGGATCAGTTGCCCTCTCATGGATTTACGATCAGTTGTTTCCCCATAAAGATCAAGGATGCCTCGGCTGGCTGGTGCCGAACAGTGGCGATCCTGGAATAG
- a CDS encoding tripartite tricarboxylate transporter substrate binding protein yields the protein MPFYKYKQIAKEKFSHFIARFFGTTLAVVMLSCIATPASAAYPEKPIELVVPFPPGGIVDVVTRTMARQLSGTLEQPLVVVNKAGAGGSIGAAQVARSAPDGYTLLMAFDTHAINPLLYKLPFDSDKALTPISLLGTSALVLAVPASVPANSVPELVAMAKRDPSALNYASTGAGSSNQLAAELFKSTTGINLTHIPYKGGAPAIADLLAARVQVMFVSTSSVLSHIRAGKLKALAVTTKQPIPQLPKVPSITQYYPSFEVKSWIGVLAPSGTPEDVILRLNTEIRNVLHTPKMAAFFDKQAIQAAPPHPQNLANLCKARQKNGRV from the coding sequence ATGCCTTTCTATAAATACAAGCAAATCGCAAAAGAAAAGTTCTCTCACTTCATAGCACGCTTTTTCGGAACCACACTAGCCGTTGTTATGCTGTCCTGTATTGCCACCCCGGCATCTGCAGCTTACCCAGAAAAGCCGATAGAGCTTGTCGTACCGTTTCCCCCAGGCGGCATTGTTGATGTCGTGACCAGAACCATGGCTCGTCAGTTAAGTGGCACATTAGAACAACCGCTAGTGGTGGTCAACAAAGCAGGGGCCGGCGGTTCGATTGGTGCCGCACAGGTTGCCCGGTCAGCTCCCGACGGATATACTTTACTAATGGCTTTCGACACACACGCCATTAATCCGCTTTTATATAAATTGCCATTCGACTCCGATAAGGCTCTAACGCCAATATCATTGCTCGGCACGTCGGCCCTGGTTCTTGCCGTACCGGCTTCCGTTCCAGCTAATAGCGTCCCAGAGCTCGTTGCCATGGCAAAACGTGACCCCTCTGCGCTTAACTATGCATCAACGGGTGCGGGCAGTTCAAATCAGTTGGCGGCTGAATTGTTCAAGTCAACTACAGGTATCAATCTTACGCATATCCCGTACAAAGGCGGCGCGCCAGCCATTGCCGATTTACTGGCCGCACGCGTTCAAGTCATGTTTGTCAGCACGAGCTCCGTTCTTTCACACATCCGTGCAGGCAAGCTCAAAGCACTTGCGGTCACAACCAAACAGCCGATACCTCAATTGCCGAAAGTGCCGTCCATCACTCAGTATTATCCGTCTTTCGAAGTCAAGTCCTGGATCGGTGTGCTGGCGCCGTCGGGCACACCCGAAGACGTCATTTTGCGTCTGAACACAGAAATCAGAAATGTTCTACATACACCGAAAATGGCTGCGTTTTTTGATAAACAAGCTATCCAGGCGGCGCCTCCTCACCCGCAGAATTTGGCAAATTTATGCAAGGCCAGACAAAAAAATGGTCGGGTGTGA
- a CDS encoding Bug family tripartite tricarboxylate transporter substrate binding protein produces the protein MNIKRKRAFLATAILALCQTSLAAAPADDANWPQRPVRWIVGFAPGGTADILTRIAAEQLAQRLGKSVVVENRSGASGALALNLVANSQPDDTLLITVPGPIIFPRDEPGIGKELDPVIMLAEGPMIIVGPASNPQHSLADVITDAKQNPRKWNYATSGTGTSQHLAGEMINQLAGTQMVQVPYKGGGQAVSDVVGAQVPLAILGPTPVLPHIASGALQAYAVTTTYRLSSLESVPTVAEAGIEGYDASQWFALATTKGVSPRRIERLNGLLADIVKTQKYREAVTAAGMKIAPGSPEDLLNFVQADRAKWANLVKQRGLKIGQ, from the coding sequence ATGAATATCAAGAGAAAAAGGGCGTTTTTAGCCACCGCAATACTGGCGCTGTGTCAAACCTCGCTTGCGGCTGCGCCAGCGGACGACGCCAATTGGCCGCAGCGTCCCGTCAGATGGATCGTAGGCTTTGCGCCTGGTGGTACGGCCGATATTCTGACGCGTATTGCCGCGGAACAGTTGGCGCAAAGGCTTGGCAAAAGCGTTGTTGTGGAGAATCGGTCCGGCGCATCGGGCGCGCTGGCATTGAATTTGGTTGCCAACAGCCAGCCGGACGATACGCTGCTTATTACCGTTCCTGGTCCAATTATCTTTCCGCGTGATGAGCCAGGTATTGGCAAAGAGCTAGATCCTGTGATCATGCTTGCGGAAGGCCCAATGATTATTGTGGGTCCCGCTTCCAATCCACAACATAGTCTCGCAGACGTTATTACAGATGCAAAACAAAACCCGCGTAAATGGAACTATGCGACTTCAGGCACCGGGACTTCGCAGCATCTGGCCGGGGAAATGATCAACCAGCTCGCCGGCACTCAAATGGTGCAGGTACCCTACAAAGGCGGTGGGCAAGCGGTGTCCGATGTTGTTGGCGCACAGGTGCCACTTGCAATACTTGGCCCTACGCCGGTGCTCCCTCATATTGCATCGGGTGCCTTGCAAGCCTATGCCGTGACTACTACTTACCGTTTGTCGTCGTTAGAGAGCGTGCCAACAGTGGCAGAGGCGGGCATTGAAGGATATGACGCGAGCCAGTGGTTCGCCCTGGCAACCACAAAGGGTGTTTCTCCGCGACGGATAGAACGGCTTAACGGACTTCTTGCTGATATTGTCAAGACTCAAAAGTATAGAGAGGCTGTAACCGCTGCCGGAATGAAAATCGCGCCGGGCTCGCCGGAAGATTTGCTCAACTTCGTACAGGCAGATCGCGCTAAATGGGCGAATCTGGTAAAGCAACGAGGTTTGAAAATAGGGCAGTGA
- a CDS encoding arylsulfatase, with the protein MSDSSPNIILIVADNLGWGELGCYGGGALRGAPTPNIDRLATQGMLLHNFNVESDCVPTRSALMSGRHPIRTGCLQSVPPGLPQGLHRNETTLAQLLSEQGYATAHFGKWHLGDCPGRYPSDRGFDEWYGIPRTTDESQFTSTVGFDPTVVDLPYIMQGKKNEPSDNVKVYDLESRREIDAELVEKSIHFMKRNTEENRAFFLYLPMVHLHFPTLPHPDFAGRTNAGDFADSMVEMDHRVGQIDAAVQQLGIAQNTVFIFCSDNGPEFRRPYRGTAGPWSGTYHTSMEGSLRVPFIIRWPGRVEAGVTSNEIVHVTDLYATLAAIAGAGLPSDRPIDGIDQTAFLTGEQKTSCREGFLFYIKNELRAVKWRHWKLHFYWEPEVNKGEGKLESPYLFNLLSDPKEETDVLIFNTWVLGPILKMVNAFNESAKTHPHTLPGTPDSQ; encoded by the coding sequence ATGTCGGATTCCTCGCCGAATATCATATTAATCGTTGCCGATAATCTCGGTTGGGGAGAGTTGGGCTGCTATGGCGGCGGTGCGTTGCGCGGTGCTCCGACCCCGAATATTGATCGTCTCGCCACGCAAGGCATGCTGCTGCATAACTTTAATGTTGAAAGTGATTGTGTACCGACGCGCTCTGCGTTAATGAGCGGGCGCCATCCGATCCGCACCGGCTGTCTGCAATCGGTTCCTCCCGGGCTACCTCAGGGTTTGCACCGAAATGAAACCACACTGGCGCAGTTGTTGAGCGAGCAGGGTTACGCCACAGCGCATTTCGGCAAGTGGCATCTGGGTGACTGCCCGGGACGCTATCCCAGTGATCGTGGTTTCGATGAGTGGTACGGTATTCCACGCACAACCGATGAAAGTCAGTTTACGTCGACGGTAGGCTTCGATCCGACGGTTGTCGATTTGCCCTACATTATGCAAGGAAAGAAAAACGAACCTTCCGATAATGTCAAGGTATATGATTTGGAGTCGAGACGGGAGATCGATGCAGAGCTGGTAGAAAAGTCTATCCACTTCATGAAGCGCAACACAGAGGAGAACAGGGCGTTTTTTCTTTATCTTCCGATGGTTCACCTTCATTTTCCCACGCTGCCGCATCCCGATTTTGCGGGAAGAACCAATGCTGGTGATTTTGCAGATTCAATGGTTGAGATGGATCATCGTGTCGGGCAAATTGATGCCGCTGTGCAGCAACTGGGCATTGCACAGAACACGGTGTTCATCTTCTGCAGCGATAATGGCCCCGAATTTCGGCGCCCTTATCGTGGAACGGCAGGCCCCTGGAGCGGAACCTATCATACGTCAATGGAAGGCAGTTTACGTGTGCCATTTATCATCCGGTGGCCAGGACGTGTGGAAGCAGGCGTCACAAGCAATGAAATCGTTCATGTGACTGATCTATATGCTACGTTAGCTGCCATCGCAGGAGCGGGCTTGCCGTCAGATAGGCCAATAGATGGAATAGATCAAACAGCGTTTTTAACCGGGGAACAAAAAACATCGTGTCGGGAAGGCTTTTTGTTTTATATAAAGAACGAACTTCGTGCAGTCAAATGGAGACACTGGAAACTGCATTTTTACTGGGAACCCGAAGTCAATAAAGGCGAGGGCAAGCTGGAGTCGCCATATTTATTTAATCTGCTCTCTGACCCCAAAGAAGAAACGGACGTGCTGATCTTCAATACCTGGGTATTGGGCCCGATATTGAAAATGGTCAACGCATTCAATGAAAGTGCAAAAACGCATCCTCACACTTTGCCCGGTACGCCGGATTCACAATAA
- a CDS encoding LysR family transcriptional regulator yields MNLSFRDIEYFLTMAELGHMGRAAAAHGVTQSALSKSLSRLEKETGLTLFERSSRRIWLNASGRAFVDHARLLYAQYQDALQNTSALQTGAAGMLRIGATAITLDNIVAPALRWLMPKRPALKVSLTTGLSDALFEQVKHGDLDLVIAPIYGDSIADLDHKVLTQDTMKIVVSKHHPVFDTPTLHIAKLQAYGWIVPLVGSSARQALLQWLTEQGLNEPRVALEVPLVSRGILEIVASTDFISFAPESLLQRDMSPGVVALPIVLPQRRKLCLLSRKGAHWTPLMEGFRVAVDHAI; encoded by the coding sequence ATGAATTTAAGTTTCCGCGACATCGAGTACTTTTTAACCATGGCCGAACTGGGACATATGGGTCGGGCTGCGGCAGCGCACGGCGTGACGCAGTCTGCATTATCCAAATCGCTGAGCAGGCTGGAAAAGGAAACTGGCCTGACGCTATTTGAACGTTCCTCACGTCGCATATGGCTTAATGCGTCAGGCCGGGCTTTTGTTGACCATGCAAGGCTTCTTTATGCCCAATATCAGGATGCCTTGCAAAATACGAGCGCCCTGCAGACCGGTGCAGCAGGAATGCTGAGAATTGGCGCCACCGCAATTACGCTGGATAATATTGTGGCGCCAGCATTGCGGTGGCTCATGCCCAAGCGCCCTGCCCTCAAGGTGTCATTAACAACCGGACTATCGGATGCGCTGTTTGAGCAGGTCAAACATGGAGATTTGGACCTGGTCATTGCACCGATCTATGGTGACAGCATCGCGGATCTGGATCATAAAGTATTGACGCAAGATACGATGAAAATCGTTGTCAGCAAGCACCATCCTGTATTTGATACGCCGACCCTTCACATTGCCAAACTTCAGGCATACGGCTGGATCGTGCCTCTAGTGGGTTCCTCCGCCCGGCAGGCCTTGCTGCAGTGGCTTACCGAGCAAGGACTGAACGAGCCTCGGGTTGCTTTGGAAGTCCCACTCGTTTCAAGGGGTATTCTGGAGATTGTTGCGAGCACAGACTTTATATCATTTGCTCCCGAATCTTTACTCCAACGAGATATGAGCCCCGGTGTTGTTGCGCTTCCAATCGTACTGCCTCAACGCAGAAAACTCTGCCTGCTCTCCCGCAAGGGTGCCCACTGGACTCCCCTAATGGAAGGCTTCAGAGTTGCGGTGGATCACGCTATCTGA
- a CDS encoding peroxidase-related enzyme (This protein belongs to a clade of uncharacterized proteins related to peroxidases such as the alkylhydroperoxidase AhpD.) translates to MTQASHPEVSRFPVPELKNLPQDIQARILEVQEKSGFVPNVFLTLAHRPDEFRAFFAYHDALMEKPGNLSKAEREMIVVATSSLNQCQYCVIAHGAILRIRAKDPLIADQIATNYRKANITDRQKAMLDFAVLVSKNAHLVGEPDFETLKKHGFNDDDIWDIAGISAFFGMSNRLANVTSMSPNAEFYSLGR, encoded by the coding sequence ATGACGCAAGCCAGCCACCCCGAAGTGAGTCGTTTTCCGGTCCCTGAACTCAAAAATTTGCCACAGGACATTCAAGCACGGATTCTGGAGGTTCAGGAGAAATCAGGATTCGTTCCGAATGTATTCCTGACGCTTGCGCACCGTCCCGATGAGTTCCGTGCCTTCTTCGCTTATCACGATGCGCTGATGGAAAAACCCGGCAATCTGAGCAAAGCAGAACGTGAAATGATTGTTGTGGCAACAAGCAGCCTAAACCAATGCCAATATTGCGTTATCGCTCACGGTGCTATTCTGCGCATTCGCGCCAAGGATCCGCTAATTGCCGATCAAATTGCAACGAACTATCGTAAAGCCAACATCACGGATCGCCAAAAGGCCATGCTGGATTTCGCTGTACTGGTCTCGAAAAACGCCCACCTGGTTGGTGAACCAGATTTCGAAACACTGAAAAAGCATGGTTTTAACGACGATGACATATGGGATATTGCTGGAATTTCAGCATTTTTCGGCATGTCAAATCGCCTTGCAAATGTCACCAGCATGAGTCCCAATGCCGAGTTCTACTCGCTCGGGAGATAA
- a CDS encoding cupin domain-containing protein, producing MLIHSDFLQRAAVLPQQYRWIASPQPGVERVMLDRIGEEKARATSIVRYAPASRFPGHQHPGGEEILVLSGTFSDEGGDYPAGWYLRNPPDSSHRPFTNEGATIFVKLRQMPEDERRSVRINTREPSSWVKHGERESCPLFTDEREQVSLEKRAAGVPLLGHFVDGAELLVLDGSLTEAAHQYGKGSWLRLPPGKYPEFVAGPGGVTLYLKTGHLGQYLTGAVSL from the coding sequence ATGTTAATACATTCGGATTTTTTACAACGAGCTGCCGTGTTGCCTCAGCAATACCGATGGATTGCTTCGCCACAGCCTGGTGTAGAGCGTGTGATGCTGGATCGGATTGGTGAAGAAAAAGCCCGGGCGACCAGCATCGTACGCTATGCACCGGCATCCCGTTTCCCAGGGCATCAACATCCGGGCGGTGAAGAAATCCTGGTGCTGTCGGGAACGTTTTCTGACGAGGGCGGCGATTACCCGGCGGGCTGGTACTTGCGTAATCCACCAGATTCCAGTCACAGGCCGTTCACCAATGAGGGCGCCACGATATTTGTGAAACTGCGGCAAATGCCTGAAGATGAGCGCCGCAGTGTGCGAATCAATACGCGTGAACCTTCCAGCTGGGTCAAACATGGTGAACGCGAATCCTGTCCCTTGTTTACAGATGAACGGGAGCAGGTATCGCTAGAGAAGCGAGCCGCCGGCGTACCGCTCTTGGGTCACTTTGTCGACGGGGCCGAATTGCTGGTGCTCGATGGAAGCCTGACCGAGGCAGCGCACCAGTATGGAAAGGGCAGCTGGCTGCGCCTGCCGCCTGGCAAGTATCCTGAGTTTGTCGCAGGTCCCGGGGGTGTTACTTTGTACCTGAAAACCGGGCATCTTGGTCAGTATCTGACCGGGGCGGTATCTCTATAA
- a CDS encoding YeeE/YedE family protein produces the protein MSWLLLARLSVALVAGAMFGFGLSLSGMVDPARVIGFLDVGSGHWDPSLIFVLGGAVVVAIPGVLLAHRLNKPVFDDRFYLPKNAAIDKRLIAGSATFGIGWGLAGFCPGPALSAVATGQPMVLLFVFAMMVGMVLHDRVFILFMPFTEEKR, from the coding sequence ATGAGTTGGCTATTGCTTGCACGTCTGAGCGTAGCGCTTGTTGCCGGGGCCATGTTCGGTTTCGGCTTATCGCTGTCTGGCATGGTGGATCCTGCACGTGTCATAGGATTCCTTGACGTAGGAAGTGGCCATTGGGATCCGAGTCTGATATTTGTACTTGGCGGTGCGGTTGTTGTCGCTATCCCCGGTGTGCTGCTGGCACATCGGCTGAACAAGCCGGTGTTCGATGACCGATTTTATTTGCCAAAGAACGCGGCGATCGACAAGCGTTTGATTGCGGGTTCCGCCACCTTCGGCATAGGATGGGGGCTGGCCGGTTTTTGTCCAGGACCGGCCTTATCGGCGGTGGCTACAGGCCAGCCCATGGTGCTGTTGTTTGTCTTTGCCATGATGGTCGGCATGGTTCTGCATGACAGGGTGTTTATTTTATTCATGCCTTTTACAGAAGAAAAACGATGA
- a CDS encoding YeeE/YedE family protein, which produces MATNMAFVIGLISGPFLYVAAYGKLPSMIMLASWPVVLLAGLLVGIGTRLGSGCTSGHGIMGLARFSKRSFAATLVFLVAGMITATLAGVFR; this is translated from the coding sequence ATGGCAACGAATATGGCTTTTGTGATTGGGCTTATATCGGGTCCGTTTCTCTATGTTGCCGCCTATGGAAAGTTGCCGTCGATGATTATGCTGGCATCCTGGCCTGTTGTGCTTCTTGCTGGCCTTCTTGTCGGCATCGGCACCCGCCTGGGATCTGGTTGCACCTCCGGTCACGGTATTATGGGGCTGGCGCGGTTTTCAAAACGGTCGTTTGCCGCGACTCTGGTCTTTCTTGTTGCCGGGATGATCACTGCGACGCTTGCAGGGGTGTTCAGATGA
- a CDS encoding heavy metal translocating P-type ATPase: MSKTEIDLEPIRFAGRAVLAVRGMWCASCAMALQRSLGKVPGIQETVVNFISGSVLLRWDPDSAALSQVVTRAHKLGYELSFMLDGGALADGLNAQARRIRLQLAVAVVFGMWSMLGSWVLYLNQGISADGEGRLIAWFSVVTGLAVIVYSGQDFFRAAFNTLRAGFAGMDALICIGAVGALVVSIWNLLAGSIDVYMDAATMLVTFLLAGRLIEIRARQENGVAMRALAQLTPEVATRICDNDTTQSVPIDNIEAGDLILIRAAERVPADGVIVHGQSELDTSLLTGESFPVAVAATDEVLAGTVNLGSPLQVRVTASAGHRRIDLLGLRMIELFGARPSLSMAAERFVRWLLPVVTAVAILAFARYLWIGVTASQALISALSLFVAACPCAVGLSMPLAYALGSRRAAERGILWRDPASVESLARSRVIAFDKTGTLTTGLFKVAGIQTAPGIEPQFVGYLAAKAEYGINHPIATALRLYAQHEGWPERNFMQSPTLRYARGVSLDDEQGTVLVGARTWLRDMNVQNLPQAEQGPGMVHVSRNGLWQGAIRLQDTPREQAHCALKRLAADGTQLWLITGDSAQAAGQLIDELQVDFSRIVSSSTPEQKAQALCGAEQTTTFVGDGVNDVLALASADCGIAVSSATAVAASAAGVVVTRGGAEQIVWARHWARRTYRIVKQNLIFSVAYNALIVMVLFASGVTPFAAAIAMLLSSVSVCINATRLAVPSSGVLANENTEIVGISGKASVS; the protein is encoded by the coding sequence ATGAGCAAGACCGAGATTGATCTGGAGCCGATTCGTTTTGCCGGTCGGGCAGTGCTGGCAGTTCGGGGAATGTGGTGTGCAAGTTGCGCCATGGCGTTACAGCGCTCGCTCGGCAAGGTTCCCGGCATTCAGGAAACGGTGGTCAACTTCATATCAGGTTCGGTGCTGCTTCGGTGGGACCCCGATTCTGCTGCACTTTCCCAGGTCGTCACGCGCGCGCATAAGCTCGGATATGAGCTCTCCTTCATGCTTGACGGAGGTGCGCTTGCCGACGGGCTGAACGCTCAGGCCCGGCGGATACGGCTTCAACTGGCAGTGGCGGTTGTGTTCGGTATGTGGAGCATGTTAGGTTCCTGGGTGTTGTATCTGAACCAGGGAATATCGGCAGATGGGGAAGGGCGCTTGATCGCATGGTTCTCTGTCGTGACTGGGCTTGCCGTCATCGTGTATTCTGGCCAGGATTTTTTTCGCGCTGCTTTCAATACCCTGCGAGCTGGTTTTGCCGGCATGGATGCGTTGATCTGTATTGGCGCAGTCGGTGCGCTGGTCGTTTCGATTTGGAATCTGCTGGCCGGAAGCATTGATGTCTACATGGATGCTGCGACCATGCTGGTAACGTTTCTGCTTGCCGGACGTTTGATCGAAATTCGCGCGCGTCAGGAGAATGGCGTTGCCATGCGCGCGCTGGCCCAACTGACGCCTGAAGTGGCGACACGCATTTGCGATAATGACACAACGCAGTCCGTGCCGATAGACAATATCGAAGCGGGCGATCTTATCTTAATCAGGGCAGCAGAGCGTGTCCCCGCCGATGGGGTCATCGTGCACGGCCAGTCTGAACTGGATACCTCACTTTTGACCGGTGAGTCTTTTCCGGTAGCAGTGGCGGCCACCGATGAGGTTTTGGCGGGGACCGTCAATCTCGGCTCACCACTTCAGGTGCGGGTGACCGCCAGTGCAGGTCACAGACGGATTGACCTGCTGGGTTTGAGAATGATAGAGCTGTTTGGGGCACGCCCCTCTTTGTCCATGGCGGCGGAACGGTTTGTCCGTTGGCTGTTGCCTGTGGTCACTGCGGTTGCAATACTGGCATTTGCTCGGTATCTCTGGATCGGAGTGACGGCAAGCCAGGCACTGATCTCCGCGCTCAGTCTGTTTGTCGCAGCATGTCCTTGCGCAGTAGGACTCTCCATGCCTTTAGCCTATGCGCTTGGCTCCAGGCGAGCGGCCGAACGCGGTATCCTGTGGCGTGATCCGGCAAGTGTAGAGAGCCTGGCCAGGTCCAGGGTTATCGCTTTTGATAAAACAGGAACGTTGACGACAGGTTTGTTCAAGGTAGCCGGCATCCAGACCGCTCCGGGCATTGAACCGCAGTTTGTCGGCTATCTGGCGGCGAAAGCCGAATATGGTATTAACCATCCCATTGCCACTGCTCTGCGACTTTATGCGCAACATGAGGGCTGGCCGGAACGTAACTTTATGCAGTCCCCAACGCTACGGTATGCGCGCGGTGTGAGCCTGGATGATGAGCAAGGCACAGTTCTGGTCGGCGCCAGAACGTGGCTGAGGGACATGAATGTGCAAAACTTGCCGCAGGCAGAGCAAGGCCCTGGTATGGTGCATGTTTCGCGCAATGGCCTCTGGCAGGGCGCTATTCGATTGCAGGACACGCCTCGTGAGCAAGCGCATTGCGCTCTGAAACGGTTGGCAGCAGATGGCACGCAGTTATGGCTGATTACTGGCGATTCAGCACAGGCTGCCGGGCAACTTATCGATGAACTGCAGGTTGATTTCAGCAGAATTGTGAGTTCAAGCACGCCCGAGCAAAAAGCGCAGGCGCTTTGTGGCGCAGAGCAGACCACGACCTTTGTGGGCGATGGCGTAAATGACGTGCTGGCATTGGCGAGCGCCGATTGCGGTATTGCCGTTTCGTCCGCAACGGCCGTGGCAGCATCTGCTGCCGGCGTTGTCGTGACGCGTGGCGGAGCCGAGCAAATTGTATGGGCTCGCCATTGGGCCAGGCGAACGTATCGAATCGTCAAACAAAATCTGATTTTCTCTGTCGCTTATAACGCCTTGATTGTCATGGTTCTTTTTGCCAGCGGGGTAACCCCGTTTGCTGCCGCCATCGCGATGTTGCTCAGCAGCGTGTCAGTCTGCATCAATGCCACTCGGCTGGCCGTTCCCTCTTCTGGAGTGCTCGCCAATGAGAATACAGAAATAGTGGGTATTTCCGGAAAGGCGAGCGTATCCTGA
- a CDS encoding c-type cytochrome, whose translation MGCFMYSMNAQASPSGQPPPAGSDVYRDLMTYMAWMSDGIPTGERLPGALYPKVPKPEGGYDLERGRVVYQQNCALCHGSDGQGTRNGAGDVRFPPLWGPQSYNWGAGMARINTAASFIKANMPFGKPYSLSDQDAWDVAAYLNSHERPKDPRQTGTVAEAAEAFHAGEDSFYGKTLNGHLLGTGAELSPQ comes from the coding sequence ATGGGGTGCTTCATGTACTCGATGAATGCGCAAGCATCCCCGTCCGGTCAGCCTCCGCCGGCCGGTAGCGACGTCTACCGCGACTTGATGACATACATGGCCTGGATGTCCGATGGCATACCGACAGGTGAACGCTTGCCTGGTGCCTTGTATCCCAAGGTTCCAAAGCCGGAAGGCGGTTACGATCTGGAGCGTGGGCGCGTTGTTTATCAGCAAAACTGTGCGCTATGCCATGGCAGTGATGGCCAGGGAACCAGGAACGGGGCTGGAGACGTGCGTTTCCCGCCGTTGTGGGGACCGCAATCCTATAACTGGGGTGCAGGCATGGCGCGCATCAATACTGCTGCGAGTTTTATCAAGGCGAACATGCCCTTTGGCAAACCCTATTCATTGTCCGATCAGGATGCATGGGATGTGGCAGCTTACCTCAATAGTCATGAGCGTCCGAAAGACCCCAGACAGACAGGGACCGTGGCAGAAGCCGCTGAAGCATTTCACGCGGGAGAAGATAGTTTTTACGGCAAAACACTGAATGGGCATTTGCTGGGAACGGGTGCTGAACTGAGCCCACAATAG